A genomic segment from Poecilia reticulata strain Guanapo linkage group LG3, Guppy_female_1.0+MT, whole genome shotgun sequence encodes:
- the gatm gene encoding glycine amidinotransferase, mitochondrial, with amino-acid sequence MLRVRCLRGGSRGAEAAHLIGAMLGRSVAGWVQRTFQSTSSAAAAAQRQAAEEEPVTEPIQQECPVCSYNEWDPLEEVIVGRAENAHVPPFTVEVKANTYEKYWPFYQKHGGQSFPADHLKKAVAEIEEMCNILRHEGVVVKRPEPIDWSVEYKTPDFTSTGMYAAMPRDILMVVGNEIIEAPMAWRARFFEYRAYRPLIKEYFRKGAKWTTAPKPTMADNLYDQDYPILTVEDRHKLAAQGKFVTTEHEPCFDAADFIRAGRDLFVQRSQVTNYMGIEWMRRHLAPDYKVHIISFKDPNPMHIDATFNIVGPGLVLSNPDRPCRQIDMFKKAGWTVVKPPTPLIPDDHPLWMSSKWLSMNVLMLDEKRVMVDANEGTIHKMFENLGIKTIKVNIRHANSLGGGFHCWTTDVRRRGNLESYFH; translated from the exons ATGCTGCGAGTCAGATGTCTGAGAGGAGGTAGCAGGGGGGCCGAGGCTGCCCATCTGATCGGAGCCATG CTTGGCCGGTCAGTTGCAGGTTGGGTGCAGAGGACCTTCCAGAGCACTTCaagtgcagcagctgctgctcaacGCCAAGCAGCTGAAGAGGAACCTGTTACTGAGCCCATTCAGCAGGAGTGCCCCGTCTGCAGCTACAATGAATGGGACCCTCTTGAGGAGGTGATCGTGGGGCGAGCCGAAAACGCCCACGTGCCTCCGTTTACTGTGGAAGTGAAA GCCAACACATACGAGAAGTACTGGCCCTTCTACCAGAAGCATGGGGGCCAGTCTTTTCCCGCGGACCACTTGAAAAAAGCTGTTGCTGAGATTGAAGAAATGTGCAATATCCTGCGTCACGAGGGCGTCGTTGTCAAGAGGCCAGAACCCATCGACTGGTCCGTCGAATACAAAACTCCAGACTTCACGTCCACAG GAATGTATGCTGCCATGCCGAGAGACATCCTCATGGTTGTCGGAAATGAAATTATAGAAGCTCCCATGGCCTGGAGGGCTCGGTTCTTTGAGTACCGTGCCTATAGGCCTCTGATCAAGGAGTACTTTAGAAAAGGTGCAAAGTGGACCACAGCTCCTAAGCCAACCATGGCTGATAACCTGTATGATCAG GACTACCCCATCCTCACTGTGGAGGACAGACACAAGCTGGCTGCCCAGGGGAAGTTTGTGACCACGGAGCATGAGCCCTGCTTCGATGCTGCTGACTTCATTCGAGCCGGGAGGGACCTTTTCGTCCAGAGGAGTCAG GTTACAAATTACATGGGAATCGAGTGGATGAGGCGCCATCTGGCCCCAGATTACAAGGTGCACATCATCTCATTCAAGGATCCCAACCCCATGCACATTGATGCCACTTTTAACATCGTCGGCCCTGGATTGGTGTTGTCAAACCCTGATCGCCCATGTCGCCAG ATTGACATGTTCAAGAAAGCCGGTTGGACTGTTGTGAAACCTCCGACACCTTTGATTCCTGACG ATCATCCACTGTGGATGTCCTCCAAATGGCTGTCCATGAATGTGCTGATGCTGGATGAGAAACGCGTCATGGTTGACGCCAATGAAGGCacaattcataaaatgtttgaaaacctcG GTATCAAGACCATAAAGGTGAACATTCGCCATGCCAACTCACTTGGCGGTGGCTTCCACTGCTGGACAACCGATGTCCGCCGCCGTGGTAACCTGGAGTCCTACTTCCACTAG